From the Candidatus Margulisiibacteriota bacterium genome, one window contains:
- a CDS encoding PBP1A family penicillin-binding protein produces the protein MVFERRVPLSVSKKPKTSTTKRKGGYRGHLNKRRNEKLISFLKSILLKGSIVIAALGFLLFLYILFLLKTLPDVRVIATFVPNQTTKIYSADGVILADLHKEENRITIPYSQISDTMKKAVVAMEDARFYKHHGVDPIGILRAMTVNLIKGGKVQGASTITQQLARNLFLTKKKKFSRKIAEVILAIRIERHYTKEEILHMYLNQVYWGHNSYGIESASLQYFGNNASQLTLAESAMLVGMLQAPELYSPYRNLPTTMKRKDIVLKRMLDVGLITRQQYLDSKKQEIIIAPRKRLKYKAPYFTQEIINTLVGMYGEEEAYNGGLKVYTPIIWEMQKEAEAAVQWAVSESVRQNLKFNQAAILALDPRTGYVVTMVGGHDFLNYHYNKTIQAKRQPGSSFKPFVYLTALSKKLSPGSILNDSPVVFNTFQGPYAPQNYDLTFDGKMPMRKALEKSINLVAIKLVDMVSPEAVVETAKKFGITAPLMPYISIALGSQEIVMMEMTSAYGAFATGGLLAKPIMIKKIEDRNGIQLYNAKPEVKRVYDQSLVYALVEMMKGVVNYGTGRNAKLPRPIAGKTGTTSDYKDAWFIGFVPQLVCSAWVGNDDNTPMNKVVGGYIPALMWKQFMTTALMNVPRLDFPYPGGMINVDVCWDDGKKYNNLAGRHSVEKFWAGYEPKEFSTLKPTEGNVPNQKETEAPAENLDNWLQEFIN, from the coding sequence GTGGTTTTTGAACGAAGAGTCCCATTATCAGTAAGCAAAAAACCTAAAACCTCTACCACTAAACGCAAAGGCGGATACCGCGGTCACCTCAACAAAAGAAGAAATGAAAAGCTAATTAGTTTTCTAAAATCAATTTTATTAAAAGGCTCAATAGTTATTGCGGCACTAGGTTTTCTGCTTTTTTTATATATACTCTTTCTACTTAAAACCTTACCAGATGTTAGAGTTATTGCCACTTTCGTTCCTAATCAAACAACCAAAATTTATTCTGCAGATGGTGTAATACTTGCGGACCTACACAAAGAAGAGAATAGAATAACAATTCCTTATTCCCAAATATCAGACACAATGAAAAAGGCTGTTGTAGCAATGGAGGATGCTAGATTTTATAAACATCATGGAGTAGACCCCATCGGTATTTTAAGGGCCATGACTGTTAACCTTATTAAAGGCGGGAAAGTGCAAGGAGCCAGTACAATAACCCAACAGCTAGCAAGAAATCTTTTTCTAACTAAAAAGAAAAAATTCTCACGTAAAATAGCAGAAGTCATCTTAGCTATTAGAATAGAACGTCATTATACAAAAGAAGAAATTCTCCATATGTACCTTAATCAAGTATATTGGGGACATAATTCATATGGAATAGAATCAGCTTCTCTGCAATATTTTGGCAACAACGCCTCGCAACTAACTCTGGCAGAAAGTGCAATGCTCGTTGGTATGTTACAAGCACCTGAGCTTTATTCTCCTTATAGGAATCTCCCAACAACCATGAAAAGAAAAGACATAGTTTTAAAAAGAATGCTCGATGTTGGGCTAATAACTAGACAACAATATCTTGATAGCAAAAAACAAGAAATTATCATTGCTCCAAGAAAAAGACTAAAATATAAAGCTCCATATTTTACACAAGAAATCATCAACACTCTTGTAGGTATGTACGGAGAAGAAGAAGCTTATAACGGTGGACTAAAAGTTTATACCCCCATAATTTGGGAAATGCAAAAGGAAGCAGAAGCAGCAGTGCAATGGGCTGTATCTGAAAGTGTAAGACAAAATCTAAAATTTAACCAGGCAGCCATCTTAGCACTTGACCCAAGAACAGGCTATGTTGTCACTATGGTTGGAGGTCACGATTTTCTTAACTATCATTACAACAAAACCATCCAAGCCAAAAGACAGCCAGGCTCTTCATTTAAGCCTTTTGTTTATCTGACTGCTTTATCCAAAAAGTTATCTCCTGGTTCTATCCTTAACGATTCTCCTGTTGTTTTTAACACGTTCCAAGGTCCATATGCTCCACAAAACTATGACCTAACCTTTGACGGTAAAATGCCAATGCGCAAAGCACTTGAAAAATCCATCAATCTGGTGGCAATAAAATTAGTTGATATGGTATCACCTGAAGCTGTGGTTGAAACTGCTAAAAAGTTTGGAATAACCGCACCTCTGATGCCTTATATTTCTATTGCTCTTGGCTCACAAGAAATAGTCATGATGGAAATGACCTCTGCCTATGGTGCCTTTGCAACTGGTGGCTTACTAGCTAAACCGATAATGATTAAAAAAATTGAAGACAGAAATGGAATCCAGCTTTACAACGCCAAACCAGAAGTGAAACGTGTCTATGACCAAAGCCTTGTTTATGCGCTTGTGGAAATGATGAAAGGTGTCGTTAATTATGGAACCGGTAGAAATGCCAAACTTCCTAGACCAATAGCAGGAAAAACAGGAACCACTTCTGATTATAAGGATGCTTGGTTTATAGGTTTCGTGCCTCAATTAGTTTGTTCTGCTTGGGTTGGGAACGATGACAACACACCAATGAACAAAGTAGTTGGCGGATACATCCCTGCCCTTATGTGGAAACAATTTATGACAACAGCCTTAATGAATGTGCCTAGATTAGATTTCCCATATCCAGGTGGAATGATTAATGTTGACGTATGCTGGGATGATGGCAAAAAATATAATAACTTAGCGGGAAGGCACAGCGTTGAAAAGTTCTGGGCTGGCTATGAACCAAAAGAATTCAGCACACTAAAACCAACCGAAGGCAATGTGCCAAACCAAAAAGAAACAGA
- the tyrS gene encoding tyrosine--tRNA ligase, giving the protein MDAIIKGFVDVINFDDLKDLLNSKKRLKVKWGADPSAPDLHLGHTVVLRKLKILQDLGHEIIFLIGDFTAMIGDPTGKSKTRKELSEEQVIENAETYQSQVFKILDKDKTTVVYNSTWLSKLTAKDMVKLTAKYNVARMLERDDFNKRFSNNISISIHEFLYPLLQGYDSVELEADIEMGGTDQKFNLLVGRHLQKEYGQKPQVILTMPILEGLDGVQKMSKSLGNHVGLTDTPNEMFGKLMSIPDELIVRYFELLTDVCSTKIDEMKKQMKDGSVNPRDLKVNLGKTIVGMYHSKEEADKAEEYFITAFRQKDIPEDIPELCVSKIKGDLTLINILKFAEMASSNKEIKRLFEQGAVSLDGEKITDPFFELEKDKEVVIKSGKRNFLKILW; this is encoded by the coding sequence ATGGATGCAATAATTAAAGGATTTGTAGATGTAATAAACTTTGATGATTTAAAGGATTTGTTGAATTCAAAAAAGAGATTAAAAGTGAAATGGGGTGCTGATCCTAGTGCTCCTGATTTGCATCTTGGACATACTGTTGTTTTAAGAAAATTAAAAATTCTGCAAGATCTTGGGCACGAGATAATTTTTTTAATTGGTGATTTTACTGCTATGATTGGTGATCCTACTGGTAAGTCTAAGACTAGGAAAGAGCTATCAGAAGAGCAAGTTATAGAAAATGCAGAGACTTATCAGTCACAAGTTTTTAAAATTTTGGACAAGGATAAAACAACGGTGGTTTATAACTCCACTTGGCTAAGTAAGCTTACCGCTAAAGATATGGTGAAACTTACTGCAAAATATAATGTTGCTAGAATGTTGGAACGAGATGATTTCAACAAAAGGTTTTCTAATAATATTTCAATAAGTATCCATGAGTTTTTGTATCCTTTATTACAAGGATATGATTCTGTTGAACTAGAAGCAGACATTGAAATGGGTGGGACTGACCAGAAGTTTAATCTTCTTGTTGGTAGGCATCTTCAAAAAGAGTATGGTCAAAAACCTCAGGTGATTTTAACCATGCCTATTTTAGAAGGACTTGATGGTGTGCAAAAGATGAGTAAAAGTTTGGGTAATCATGTTGGGTTGACCGACACTCCAAATGAAATGTTCGGTAAACTAATGTCTATTCCGGATGAGCTTATTGTTAGGTATTTTGAGCTTCTGACTGATGTTTGCTCTACTAAAATAGACGAGATGAAAAAACAAATGAAAGATGGATCCGTTAATCCAAGAGACCTGAAAGTTAATTTAGGGAAAACAATTGTTGGCATGTATCATTCGAAAGAAGAGGCAGATAAAGCAGAAGAATATTTTATTACTGCTTTTAGACAAAAAGATATTCCAGAGGATATTCCAGAGTTGTGTGTTTCTAAAATAAAGGGTGATTTAACTTTAATAAATATTCTAAAGTTTGCTGAAATGGCATCAAGTAATAAAGAGATTAAAAGATTATTTGAGCAGGGAGCTGTTTCTTTGGATGGGGAAAAAATAACAGATCCCTTTTTTGAATTAGAAAAAGACAAAGAAGTTGTTATTAAATCTGGGAAAAGAAATTTTTTGAAGATACTGTGGTAA
- a CDS encoding sulfite exporter TauE/SafE family protein — MVKKLLIIGSLVGFLSGLLGIGGGSITVPAMVLWMGYSQKEAQGTSVLLMLFLGLIGFLSYSFYSVKLDFGIVAILTVGCLLGAFIGSLIAQKMDTSSLKKIFALYICLAGVRIFLI, encoded by the coding sequence GTGGTAAAAAAACTACTAATAATAGGTAGTTTGGTAGGTTTTCTTTCTGGTTTATTGGGTATTGGTGGTGGTTCCATTACTGTGCCAGCTATGGTTCTTTGGATGGGTTATTCGCAAAAAGAGGCTCAAGGAACATCAGTATTATTAATGTTATTTTTAGGATTAATAGGTTTTTTGTCATATTCCTTTTATTCAGTAAAATTAGATTTTGGCATCGTAGCGATTTTGACTGTCGGATGCTTGTTAGGTGCTTTTATTGGTAGCTTAATTGCTCAAAAGATGGACACTTCTTCGCTTAAAAAGATATTTGCCTTGTATATTTGTTTGGCAGGAGTAAGGATTTTTTTAATATGA
- a CDS encoding sulfite exporter TauE/SafE family protein: MIFLSAGVLGGFISGLMGVGTAAIYVPLMLYLGYGQLYAQSIALIMIVPASIISVVIYYKYGAIKLQGIFLLLVPAIIGSFVGSYLASILPVIILRKLFGVSMVYIAYKIWRS, translated from the coding sequence ATGATATTTTTGTCTGCTGGAGTTTTAGGTGGTTTCATTTCAGGACTAATGGGTGTTGGAACTGCAGCAATTTATGTGCCATTAATGCTTTATTTAGGATATGGTCAATTATATGCGCAGAGCATAGCCTTAATAATGATAGTTCCTGCCTCAATAATTAGTGTGGTTATTTATTATAAATATGGAGCAATAAAACTACAGGGAATATTCTTGCTTTTAGTTCCAGCAATTATTGGTTCTTTTGTTGGTAGTTATTTGGCAAGCATTTTGCCTGTTATTATTTTAAGAAAGCTTTTTGGTGTGAGCATGGTTTATATTGCTTATAAAATCTGGAGAAGCTAA
- a CDS encoding calcium/sodium antiporter — MLIQAIIFIVGLLILSKSSDKLIDASVSLGKHLRLSNVFIGLTVIAFGTSLPEFLVSYMALSKGAAGLSVGNIVGSNIANVALILGGVGLFFSLSFKNKEEAEGIKKKSFLMIVFYIILVLFSLDSSLSRTDGLVLLLLFILFLWISFKEGTIGHEEALEKKYGLVVSVFLTILSLAGLVLGAKLMTDSAVTIATILGINDYVIGATIVAVGTSLPELAASFSAVKQGETAMSLANIIGSNIFNILMVLGFSSVIFTIPIDLRIVRIDYLIMMFTALILIVFVFNKKDKAPKWIIYVSLLTYVGYILRLIVLALG, encoded by the coding sequence ATGTTAATTCAAGCAATAATTTTCATTGTTGGTCTCCTTATCCTTTCAAAATCTTCTGACAAACTAATAGACGCTTCTGTTTCTTTAGGGAAACATCTGCGTTTATCCAATGTATTTATTGGTCTTACGGTCATAGCTTTCGGAACTAGCCTTCCAGAATTTTTAGTTTCTTATATGGCTTTAAGTAAGGGTGCTGCCGGTCTTAGTGTTGGTAACATTGTTGGCTCAAATATTGCCAATGTTGCGTTGATACTTGGTGGTGTTGGTTTGTTTTTTTCTTTAAGTTTTAAAAACAAAGAGGAAGCAGAGGGCATTAAAAAGAAAAGTTTTCTCATGATTGTTTTTTATATAATCTTGGTTTTGTTTAGTTTGGATAGTAGTTTGAGTAGAACAGATGGCTTAGTTTTGCTTTTATTGTTTATTTTGTTTTTGTGGATTTCTTTTAAGGAAGGCACAATTGGACACGAAGAGGCATTGGAAAAGAAATACGGGTTAGTTGTTTCTGTTTTTTTGACAATATTAAGTTTAGCTGGACTAGTTTTAGGAGCAAAGCTTATGACGGATTCTGCTGTAACTATCGCGACCATTCTGGGAATAAATGATTATGTTATAGGTGCGACAATAGTTGCAGTTGGCACTTCCTTGCCTGAGCTTGCCGCTTCTTTTTCTGCAGTTAAACAAGGAGAAACAGCGATGAGCTTAGCAAATATTATTGGAAGTAATATTTTTAATATTTTGATGGTGCTTGGTTTTTCATCTGTGATATTTACAATTCCAATAGACCTTAGAATTGTAAGAATAGATTATCTGATAATGATGTTTACGGCACTTATTTTGATTGTGTTTGTTTTTAATAAAAAAGACAAAGCACCAAAATGGATTATATATGTTTCTTTGTTAACCTATGTTGGCTATATCCTGAGATTAATTGTTTTGGCTTTGGGGTAG
- a CDS encoding OmpA family protein: MINEEDIHANSGLDLPSTDDDDIKSDWSITFADLMTLLLTFFILLYSMSKIDVEKYLSLADSLRKTHGIEVKTETGKIISGNFDLVAENVTNLNDILNKKLEEILRNINIFVFQNQLQNIVKAYIDERGVVINISDSMLFKEGDDNLTPQSRTILNYLMELFQTFPYPLLIEGHTDNSPIGTIRFPSNWELSTLRACNVIKYFISKGISPSRLSAEGFGEFRPIANNATYSGRSMNRRVEIVFKRSGIMKTLQDNVEPTL, translated from the coding sequence ATGATAAATGAAGAAGATATACACGCAAACTCTGGTTTAGACTTACCTTCAACTGACGATGATGATATTAAAAGCGATTGGTCTATAACTTTTGCAGACTTAATGACCTTACTTCTAACTTTTTTTATTTTACTTTACTCAATGTCAAAAATAGATGTAGAAAAGTATCTTTCTCTTGCTGATTCTCTTCGCAAAACACATGGAATTGAAGTTAAAACGGAAACAGGGAAAATAATCAGTGGCAATTTTGATCTTGTTGCTGAAAACGTAACAAATCTAAACGATATTTTAAACAAAAAACTTGAAGAAATTCTAAGAAATATCAATATTTTTGTATTTCAAAATCAACTTCAAAACATTGTAAAAGCTTATATTGATGAAAGAGGTGTTGTAATCAATATTTCTGATAGTATGTTATTCAAAGAAGGCGACGATAACCTTACTCCTCAAAGCCGAACTATCCTCAATTATTTAATGGAACTTTTTCAAACATTTCCTTACCCACTTTTAATTGAAGGACATACAGACAACTCACCAATAGGCACAATAAGATTTCCTTCTAATTGGGAACTATCTACGCTTCGAGCCTGCAATGTAATAAAATACTTTATCTCAAAAGGGATTTCGCCCAGCAGACTATCCGCAGAAGGGTTTGGTGAATTCAGACCAATAGCAAATAATGCGACTTACTCTGGCAGATCCATGAATCGAAGAGTAGAAATAGTATTTAAAAGAAGCGGAATAATGAAAACCTTGCAAGATAATGTTGAACCGACTTTATAA
- a CDS encoding MotA/TolQ/ExbB proton channel family protein, with translation MDLTTILGIVSGVSLILLAIFIQSGLGIFVSLPSLLIVTGGTIAATLISYPLDEVIKVIKIAGKAFYSTIKEPTYHMLELISLAVIARREGVLHLPVHAKKLNDFFILKGAQMVADGIPRQEIIRALNTEITIMQSRHKLGREIFQALGVFAPAFGLIGTLIGLVQMLSNLSDPSKLGPGMSTAILTTFYGAVLANLIFLPIANKLKRRSEQEFLLMQITKETILSIQAKESITLLEDKLSSYISRTLQQSLKNQKPK, from the coding sequence ATGGATTTAACTACAATTTTAGGAATAGTTTCTGGGGTAAGTCTTATCTTATTAGCTATTTTTATTCAAAGTGGCCTTGGAATTTTCGTCTCATTACCAAGCTTATTAATCGTAACTGGTGGCACAATCGCAGCAACATTAATAAGTTATCCTCTTGATGAAGTTATAAAAGTAATAAAAATAGCAGGAAAAGCTTTTTATTCGACCATCAAGGAACCTACTTACCACATGCTAGAGCTCATCAGCCTAGCAGTTATTGCTAGACGAGAAGGTGTTCTTCACTTGCCTGTACATGCAAAAAAATTAAATGACTTTTTCATACTCAAGGGAGCACAAATGGTTGCTGACGGAATTCCTAGACAAGAAATAATCCGAGCACTAAACACCGAAATTACCATTATGCAATCACGGCACAAACTAGGGAGAGAAATATTCCAAGCCTTAGGAGTCTTCGCTCCTGCCTTTGGCTTAATCGGCACCCTGATTGGTCTAGTCCAGATGCTTTCCAACCTTAGTGATCCAAGTAAACTTGGCCCAGGAATGTCCACTGCCATTCTTACTACTTTCTATGGTGCTGTACTTGCAAATCTAATCTTCTTACCTATAGCCAATAAATTAAAACGAAGAAGCGAGCAAGAATTCTTATTAATGCAAATCACTAAAGAAACAATCTTAAGCATTCAAGCCAAAGAATCAATTACGCTTTTAGAAGACAAACTCTCTTCTTATATTTCCAGAACCTTACAGCAATCACTTAAAAACCAGAAACCAAAATGA
- the xseB gene encoding exodeoxyribonuclease VII small subunit, translating to MKEQRVMKFEDKIKEIEKTVRELDSEISLDEAVVKYETGMKHIEECEKELKSAETRIQKLVHKKDGSVTIESIEENEYPTLF from the coding sequence ATGAAAGAACAAAGAGTGATGAAATTCGAAGATAAAATCAAAGAAATAGAGAAGACTGTTCGAGAGTTAGATTCAGAAATATCTCTTGATGAGGCTGTTGTGAAATACGAAACAGGCATGAAACACATCGAGGAATGTGAGAAAGAATTAAAAAGCGCAGAAACACGTATACAAAAACTTGTTCATAAAAAAGATGGTAGCGTTACAATAGAATCAATAGAAGAAAATGAATATCCCACCTTATTTTAA